atctgcaaagaggagtgggacaaaatccctcctgagatgtgtgcaaacctggtggccaactacaagaaacgtctgacctctgtgattgccaacaagggttttgccaccaagttctaagtcatgattttcagaggggtcaaatacttatttccctcattaaaatgcaaatcaatttataaaatttttgacatgcgtttttctgtatttttttgttgttattctgtcttattattatagactgatcatgtctttgtcagtgggcaaacgtacaaaatcagcagggtatcaaatacttttttctctcactgtacaactgagctacacgggactaccagTTTTCAGTCATGTATGTTGTGTCTTGTCAGAGATTAGTTTTTGGGCTTCTGTCCCCATGTCTTTCTTGAAGAAAATATGGAAGACGGTTGTACTAAATGTCTCCTATTCTGTGGCGTTAGATATCCCGTTTTAAGTGATgctaaaacatgtatttaattgtaatTACACTACATCTgcaaagtaatttttttcatgtTTGTGTATTATCTAGTTgtatgcagtggaggctgctgaggggaggatggctcataataatgtctggaacagagcgaatagaatagcatcaaacacatggaaaccatgtgttttatgtatttgataccattccacctattccactccagccattaccaagagcccgtcctccccaattaaggtgccaccaacctcctgtggttgcaGGATATTTGACCAATTCTGCTCAAATTAATTAACCAAGTGGGACCTTGCTCAGCAAGTTGAGTGGTAATGACCTGATTTGAATTTTTGGTCCATACACGATTTATCATTGTTTGACCAATACTGTACTCTGACTACCGCTTCCAATTAATGAGCCGTCCAAGATCATGACTGATGCAAACTAGGCCATAGTTCACAACTTGGTTTTTTTTGCAAATACTTTCTCATAAAGTGTAATTGCATGGACCACTGAAAAACATTGTTACTCAACGTCTTAAAATGAGTGGAGTGTTTCTTTGGAACAGGACCTAATGACGCTTCAGTAGAATACGTACAGTATTAGTCAGCTATATTCTGGGTATTGTAAACATTAATAATGCTTTACATTTCAGTGAAAATGTATCACTGGAAAGAGCAGGCCTCCCTGTTTCCTCCCTTCGTCTTTGCAATGATAGGGGGATGGACCTCAGCCAAGGTGGCTTTATTGCTCATGCACTGTAGGGCCAGCTGTCTTGGCTCACCACACGCGTGCGACATTTAGAAGAAACAGAAACTTAAGGAGCCTAACAGACCAGAACCAGAGCACACAGCAGTGCTTAACAAAGACAATAGATACAATTTTCTAGCCCATAAATAAAGAGACATGTCTGTTCTTTAAGAAAAAGAGAAAATAATTGCCTTGATTGTGAGTGACAGAGTCAATGACTGTGATAACAATGTTTTTGAATACCATGTTGTTTTAATTGTGTTGGTCAAACAAAGAGATTTACAGACAATCATGTACAGTATTTACGAAAGAGTTCCTTACAAAAATATTATCATTACGAGGATATCCAGAGAGATAAAGCAGCTAAAGTGTAAATTAATTGGGCTGAATCCCTCTGCCCCCTCCTTGTTCACCACTCACTTTGTCCATATTAGGACACCCTTCAACTCTGGTCATGCCTGGAGGGACTCAGTCCATACTGTAGAATACATGGGAGAGTTAAGACAACGTTCACAAATCATCCCTGACTACCTCGACCTCAAATCCCACGCTGGGTTAATCCAGTAATGTAATCCAGACTATGCTTCCTGTTCATCAAAGAGTTCCGTAAAGCCCTGCAGCCATCTCCAGAGCACCGTCACAAACAGAAGCCTGGGACTTTCTTAGTCACGTCAACCCGGAAAACTGGGCCTGCGCAAACAACCAATCCAGGGGGTCTCGGCCGGAACATACCCGGGTTACACCGTCCAAAGGGTGGGTGACCATGAGTGACACATCCGATAGACCACTGGGGATCCGAGGAGAATATGCCATGGATTTATTATAGGGCGCCAATTGGGCTACAGTGGGGCATCTTCCGACGGGCTGGGTGGCCGAGCTGGTCATCCATCGTCGGTGCCACCGGGGCAGGCTGTGGAGGGGGTACGGGGTGGGCTGAGAGAGTTCCTTGATGGAGTCCACATACTCCTCCATAGTGGGGTAATCGTCTTCCCCGTCCTCCAGATCTCCTTCCTGCATCTCACTGATGGTGGGCAGCAGCTCCACAGAGGAAAGCAGGCGTCTGGGCTTCATCCTGTAAAAACAGCGTGGAAATACATAGAAAATGTTTTAAtattttccattttttaaatgatatttttATGTGAAGATTTTCCATCCAAACTAATGAGATGTGTTTCCTGTTGATACACTAGCTATGATTTGATTGCTATGCTCATTttttatgtacagtacatatccaCTAACTGTAAGAATATTGCTCATTATCTTATGGACCATGTAGAAAATACCTTATTCTTTAGAATAGCATAACATCATAAAATAGCAAACAATCCTACAGGGTTTAAAGAGAATCTgaaata
This window of the Coregonus clupeaformis isolate EN_2021a chromosome 10, ASM2061545v1, whole genome shotgun sequence genome carries:
- the si:ch73-6k14.2 gene encoding uncharacterized protein si:ch73-6k14.2; this translates as MKPRRLLSSVELLPTISEMQEGDLEDGEDDYPTMEEYVDSIKELSQPTPYPLHSLPRWHRRWMTSSATQPVGRCPTVAQLAPYNKSMAYSPRIPSGLSDVSLMVTHPLDGVTRVCSGRDPLDWLFAQAQFSGLT